The genomic interval ATGTCATGCTCCATCTTCCTCTTCCCAATGTCACTAAACGGCTACTTTCTACTCTCCACTACCTTAAATACCACACAATCAAAGGTTCTTCTGCTTCACTCCAAATCTCTCattccattttcaccatctttcttattctcttcctttcttttctctctaACTCTGAGATTCAAAAGGGTTTAGTAATAAGAAATTATGGCTGCTTATTCTTCAGTATCTGCCTCTCTTTTGctcatcttcttcctcctctttgGTCTCTCTGTAGCCAGGGAAATACTGGTTGGAGGTAAGACTGATGCTTGGAGGATTCCAGCCTCTGAATCAGACTCACTTAACCAATGGGCACAAAGATCTCGTTTCCAAGTTGGGGACTTTCTTGGTAACTATCtgctaccttcatttcccaaacGTTTTCCTTTTACCTTTTCTTGATGCTATTTCTACCATTATATGTTTTCAGCACGTAGCTTAAATTGTAAACATTTGCTGTTGCATGTTCTTAATTCAAATCATTACTTAGGTTTTCAAGTATctcaatattttataaaattaatcatGGTGTTAACTTTTTTTAAGTAATGACTTTTGGTTTTCTATTTTGTAGTTAGTGACCAAGATCATTTTTTGGGTTGATCTGTGTGAACTGAAATGATTGATCACACTAGCAACCATCAaaagaaatgattttttatgttttgaatcaaaatagggtatgatttttgtgtgataaaagtgaatttaattaaataacttttaaacttatttttcatttctagaGTGACAAGTAGACTATTCGTCTAATGTTTTGTAATGTGTGGAATTCCTAATCTTCTGACACATTCATAAATTTTGTGTGTGCTCAGTTTGGAAATATGATGGTGGGAAAGACTCAGTTTTGGAAGTGAGCAAAGAGGACTACGCAAACTGCAGCATCTCAAACCCATTAAAGGTGTACAGTGATGGAACCACCAAGGTGAAACTTGACCATCCTGGGCCATTCTACTTCATCAGTGGGGCAAAGGGCCACTGTGAGAAGGGTCAGAAGCTTGTTGTGGTAGTTTTGACTCCAAGGGGAAGGTCCAGTGGCGTTGTTTCTTCACCAGCACCTGCTCCTGCACCTTCTTCTGCTGAGTTTGAAGGTCCTGCTGTTGCTTCTGCACCTCTTAGCAGTGCCACTGTTTTGCATGGGGGCATTGTGATGGTGGCCCTGGGAATGGTTGCTATGTGGGGGTTTTCTATGtgaaaattgtttgatctctttATTTGGATGTTATGTTGGTGTTACCTAAATATAGTGTGTGTGGGATGAGACAGTCACAGTGAGGTGATTGTCAAGTGGTGTTAATTTTTTGTAGGGAatatatgattaatttttttaatatgttctGCTAGTTTCCGATTTTCCAGTGTTTcagcaaaaaaattatttggacAATTTATTTTTGCTGTGGTACATTCAAAATAACGTGGCATGAAAATAGAAGAGAAGTTGAAAATGGAAGAGCAAGCTggtaaaatatgaaaatttcaaaatctgGCTGTTGCACATTTTGGAATTGTAAAATCCAACATTTAGAATGTAGTTAAATGGCGATTGGAACTGTAGATGCACTGTTAAAGCATGCATCACTTGCCTCTTGAAGGAGTGTCACAAAGAATTGGAAAGAAACTCATCCAAAAGTCTCTTCAAGGGGTATATGTCACCAAGAATTGATAACCAAAAGTCTCCATAAACACAGCTCCATATATTCTCACATATACTGCACAAACAAAGCAAAAGTCATAACAGTAATGAAAATTCATGTTATATGATTTAGTCATCTATTTTACAACCACTTAATATAGATTTGCGTCTTTTCTTTATTAAGTGGAAATATTGAATTATGGTTTATATtaagttaaaacatttaatatatatgttattaataataacttttttaaatgaGCAAGTTGAATTCACAAGTCACACTCTAAAGTTTAACAACTTTGAATAAAAGTGAATTTCAGTTAAAAAATGTAATGTTACTCTTAATGTAATATTAcaataattcaatatttttcactttcacttcataataaaaaataagcaaATCACAGTAATAATGTATTACTAGTGCCTGACTGTTTTTAATTGCTTTAAAACCATAACTTAATTTTCACACTTTCTAGTTTTGGTGCAGATTGTTCAAATTGAGTAGAATTATGAGTAGCCAAGGGGAGCCTATTATTAGcatttattattttactgtCTCAATTACATGAGGAGTGCATCCCCTAAAATTAATGATTTATCGGTATTCTCAAAAAAACCAAGGGCATAAAGAGATGCATATAAGAATGTAGAAAgtaaaatactcaaatttcacCCCCTAATGAACAATTACTTGTCATCAAATAAAACGCTTCTTTGAAATCCTAAATATTTGTCTTTTTACAGGAACTAATTCTCATATTATCATATGAACAACTTTTCAAACTCTAGAGTTAACTCGTAAATCCTTACGAGTTTAAGAGTCAGGTGAAGGTTGGCGAGTAAACTCAGAAGTAAACTCGAAATTGACTCGATCAAACTCAGTCAAACTTGCGAGTTTAAGGTCGAGTCAGCGAGTTGCGTAAAATGGGCCCAAAACGGTGTGTTTCTTTATGATTAGGTTAGATTTTTTAGGATCTTACTGCTCGTCGCACCGCACTGCGCCGCACTACTCCTCGCCTCGCCACGATCCTCGTCGCATTGCGCCGTTCGCGAAACACTTCGATAGGTAAGTCTTGCTGCTGCGTTGAGGACAAATTGGGACAGATTGGGTTagtgtttttaaaattaggttTGAGCTTTTAAAAATGGGTTGGGGTTTTTTTGTTCATTGGGTTTGGTGCAGATTTTTGGGTATCCTGCAGTTTTTTTACTACTTTGGACAAATTAAATTggatttttgtttaattttaggGCAGATTGGCtaattgattgttttttttaGAGTTAGATGATTTTCTTTGAGAATTAGATGAATGAGacttttaaattataacatttgtgttgttttagttattttattggTGTATGAActtgtttatttcaatattatgaATTTGG from Phaseolus vulgaris cultivar G19833 chromosome 1, P. vulgaris v2.0, whole genome shotgun sequence carries:
- the LOC137816707 gene encoding early nodulin-like protein 14; translated protein: MAAYSSVSASLLLIFFLLFGLSVAREILVGGKTDAWRIPASESDSLNQWAQRSRFQVGDFLVWKYDGGKDSVLEVSKEDYANCSISNPLKVYSDGTTKVKLDHPGPFYFISGAKGHCEKGQKLVVVVLTPRGRSSGVVSSPAPAPAPSSAEFEGPAVASAPLSSATVLHGGIVMVALGMVAMWGFSM